CCCGCGCTCCGTGCGTGGAGTACCCGCCACAACGAGCGGGTACTCCACGTTTTTCGCGATTGTACGCGAGTGGAACAGGTTGAACTGCTGGAAGATCATGCCGATGCGTGACCGGACGCTTCGCAGCTTGGCCTCGGAGAGGGCGGTGATGTCGACGCCATCCACGAGGATCGCGCCGCTCGTCGCCCGCTCCAGGCCGTTGACGAGTCGAAGCAGGGTCGACTTGCCTGCACCCGAGTAGCCAATCACGGCGTGGATCTCGCCAGATGCGATGTCGATCGAGACATCGTCAACGGCGACAACCTCGGTGCCAGACCGGCCGCGGGCTGGATACCGCTTGCCGACCCCCTGCAGTTCAACTTTCGTCATGAAGAACGAGCTTAGCCCTTGGTCGCGCGGTAGTTGTCCTCGGCGTCGGCAAGGAGCTTAGCGAGGTCGTCCTGCGAGAGCTTCACGGAGACCGCGCCCTCACCGACGTAGTCCTTCAGCGCGGCCTGGAAGGTCTCGTTGTTCTGGTAGATGTCGACGAGCTTCAGGTAGGTCTCGTTGTCCTTGTCCTCGGCGCGTGCCGCGAAGATGTTGGTGTACGGCTCCACCGCGGCGTCGTCGGCGCTATCCGAGCCGAGCGAGTCCTTGAAGTCGAGCCCGCCGAGCTCAACGAAGTCGTTGTTGACGATGCCGCCGTCAACGTCGGGCAGCGAGGCCGGGATAATGTCAGCCGCGAGCTCGGTGACCTTCACGCGCGACTTGTCGGCAACGATGTCGTCGGGAGTCGAGGTCGCGCTGCCGCCATCCTTGAGCTCGAGCAGGCCGAGCTTCTGGAGCACGAGCAGGGCGCGGGCGCGGTTCGACTCGTCGTTCGGGATCGCGATTGTGCCACCCTCTGGGATGTCCTTCACGTCGGTGTACTTGCTCGAGAACAGGTTGAGCGGGTACACGACTGTCGAGCCGAGCGCGACGAGGTCGTCGTCGGCGTCGACGTTATGGGTCGCGAGGTAGATGATGTGCTGGAACTGGTTGAGGTCGAGATCCCCGGCCGAGACGGCCGGGTTCGGCTGCGGGTACTCGCTGAAGTCTACGATCTCGACCTCAATGCCTTCCTTCTCAGCCTCGTCGACGAAGGTCTCCCAGTAGGGCTGGCCGCCGGGGACGACGCCGATGCGCACAGGGCCCGTCGTCTCAGCGCCGTCATCCTTGGGAGCCGAGTCGCTCGCGCAGCCCGTGAGTGCGGTTGCGGCGATAGCGAGGGCCGCGACCGATGCGGCGATGAGACTGCGCTTCTTCACAGACATGATGTTCCTTTTCGTTTGGTGAACTGAGCGTAGGTCGACGCCGTGGCGAGAATCTTGCGCAGTGGCAAGAATCACTATGCCCCGACCGGTACTAGACAATCCTCGCCGTAACGCCACGAATCCCCCAATCGGAGCGTCACATTGCGTCATCCGCGTGGGATACTGAGGTCGAACATTCAGCGAATCGGGGCGGAAAACATCGGCACCCGAGCACATCGGAAGGATCCGTCGGTTCACATGAATCAGCCCACAACTGACCACCTCGAGGCCTGGAACACAAAGCAGGCACTGGCGGAGCGAATGATTCCGCTCATCGGTCAGCTCTACCGCGATCACGACATCGTCATGTCAGTCCACGGACGCAGCCTGATCGGCCGCTCAGCCATCGACATCATTCGCGCCCACAGCTATGCACGCAAGATCGATGAGGTTGAGCTCGACATTGCAGAGACCTCCGCGATCGTCGCGGCACTCACGGCAATCCAACCCGGCCCCGTCTCGATTGACCTCGCACTCCTCGCGAACGGCTTCCGCGCCGCTGCGACAACCGACCTCGAGGCGTACCTCCGCGACGAGCTCGCGCCCGCCCTCGCCGCCAAGCCCGCAAGCGGACGCGACGTTGTGCTCTACGGTTTCGGACGTATCGGTCGTCTCCTCGCCCGCATCATGATCGAGCACGCGGGAAGCCAGAACGGCTTGAACCTGCGCGCAATCGTCGTCCGGAAGAACGGCGAGAACGACCTGCAGAAGCGCGCCAACCTTCTCCGCCGCGACTCGGTGCACGGCCCCTTCAACGGCACCATCAAGGTCCTTGAAGACGAGAACGTCATCCTCGCGAACGGCGTTCGCATCCAGGTGATCTACTCGAGCGACCCGGCAGACGTCGATTACCCCTCGTACGGTATTGAAGACGCGATCCTTGTCGACAATACCGGGCGCTGGCGCGACGCCGAGGGCCTCGGCAAGCACCTCGAGAACTCGGGCATTTCCCGCGTCATCCTCACCGCTCCGGGCAAGGGCGACCTGCTGAACGTCGTCTACGGCGTGAACAACGACAAGATCAGCGACGCTGACACGATCCTCAGCGCGGCATCGTGCACGACGAACGCGATCACGCCAGTGCTGAAGGTCGTGAACGACGCGTTCGGAGTGAAGCAGGGCCACGTCGAGACCGTGCACTCGTACACGAACGATCAGAACCTCATCGACAACTTCCACTCGGGCGATCGGCGTGGGCGTTCCGCTGCACTGAACATGGTGCTCACCGAGACCGGCGCCGCGAAGGCTGTCGCGAAGGCGCTGCCGGAGTTCGAGGGCAAGCTCACTGGAAACGCCATCCGCGTTCCCACACCAAACGTGTCGATGGCTGTGCTCAACCTGCAGCTCGAGCGCGAGACAACCACCGAAGAGCTCAACGCACTTCTCGAGCAGGTCTCACTCACGGGCGCACTTCGCACGCAGATTGACTACGTTGAGTCACCCGAGATCGTCTCCACCGACTTCGTCGGGTCGAACCGAGCAGGGATCGTCGACGGCCTCGCGACCCTCGTCACGGGCTCAAGCGCAGTGCTCTACGTCTGGTACGACAACGAGTACGGCTACAGCTGCCAGGTTGTTCGCATTATCGAGCAGCTCGCGGGCGGACATCCACTGCAGCTTCCCGCTCTCGCCAAGTAAGCTGAAGACACAGACACCCGTACAGGAAGGAACTCGTTATGTCCGAGAAGTACCTCATCGGAGTTGACGGATCAGATCACAGCCGCGCCGCCCTGAAGTGGGGGCTCGCACGCGCCACGGAGCGCGGCGCGACCGTCGAGCTCATCCACGTCGCAGACGACTCCTTCCTGTCCGAAAGTGTCGCCTTCCTCTCGGAGGCACAGTCGGCCTCGGAGCAGATGCTCGCGCACGAGATCGAACGCGCGCGAACCGAGCTTGGGTTCACCGGGGAGATCGCGGGAAGCGCCGTTGTCGGCCACCCGATCGCAGAGGTCGAGGCTGCGTCGAAGCACGCAGACCTGCTCGTCCTTGGCGCGCACACAGGCGGCAAGTTTGCTGGCTCCGTCTTCGGCACTCGCGCGGTGAAGATCGCGGCGGTTGCGCACTGCCCTGTCGCCGTCATCCCGGCAGAGCAGGAAGGCGCCGGCAGCGGCGTCGTCGTCGGAGTTGATGGATCAGAAGCGTCAAAGCGTGCAATCGCGTTCGCCGCCGAAGAGGCCTCGTTCCGTGGCGTGCCCCTCGTCGCGGTCTACGCGTGGATGCCGCCGCTCACCCCCGGTCTCGAATACCTCTGGAGCGAGGAGCTCGTTACCGCTCAGCAGGCAGCGGCCGAAGAGTCAATCGCGATCGGCACTGCGGGCCTTGCTGAGCGCTACCCAGATCTCGAGGTTCGCCGCGAGATCGTGCAGGCTCCCCCAGTCACCGCTCTGCTGCAGGTCGCCGAGACTGCCGAGATGGTCGTTGTCGGTAGCCGCGGTCGCGGCGGCATCTCCCGCCTGCTTCTCGGGTCGGTCAGTCACGGCGTGCTCAACGCGCTGCCGTGCACGACCGTCGTTACCCGCGCGGAGTAATAGTCCATGGCCGGCGATCTTCGCATTGAGCGCGTCGTCACCTTCGGGGTGCTCGGGGCCGGGCGCCCCGGGTACCCGCCGGAGGGCATTGCGTTAGACAACAATGTGTGGATTGTTGGTGACGACGACAGCGCCCTCATCATCGATGCCGCTCACGACGCTGACGCCGTAGTGACCGCTGTCGGCGACCGAGACCCGCTCGGCATCCTGCTCACCCACGGGCACGAGGATCACGTCAACGCAGCGATCGCCCTCGCGGATGCGCTGGACACCCACACCTACCTCCACCCTGACGACCTCTTTTTGTGGGAGGACACTCACGGGGCCGACAGGCTTCCCGACTTCGAACTTGCGGATGGCGCGTCGTTCTCAGTTGGCGGCGCCGAGCTCGTCACGTTGCATACGCCAGGTCATACGCCAGGCTCGGTGAGCTTCTATGCGGGTTCGCTTGGCACGCTCCTGTCTGGCGACACCCTCTTCGAGGGTGGCCCGGGTGCCACCCGCTGGGAATACTCGAGCTTCCCGAGGCTCATCGAGTCGATCAGCAACAGGCTACTCACATTGCCTGCCGTCACGACGGTGCTTCCTGGCCACGGATCGGCGACGACAATTGGGGCGGAGGCCCCGCAGATCGCAGCCTGGGCCGCCCAGTCAACCTAACAGCTCGCTAGAGGACTTCGCCGAGGCGCCTGAACGTCCGGTCAATGTAGCTCATCGGCTCGGCCGCCTCCCCGAAGTGGGCGTCGAGCACCCCTGCGACGACAATCACTGACGAACCGACCTCGAGTTGATGCAGCGAACGGCAACGCAGCGCGGCGCGCACGCCGGGCAGCAACGGTTCGCCAGTAGGGAGCGTCTCCCACCCCTGCTCGGAAGTGAACCGCTCAGTTCCAGAGACTGCAAACGTCTGCGCGATCCCAGCGTGGCGCGCGTCGAGCAGGTGCACAACGAATGAGTCGGCGTGTAGCACTCCCCCTGCGCTACCCGTAGCTCGTGTGACTGAGAACGAGAGCGCCGGTGGGTCGACGGCCACGGAAGCGACGCTCGAGACCGTTAGGCCAACCGGGCCCACGGGCGTCTGCGCGGTGATCAGGCCAACCCCCGCCGGGTGATCGCGGAATGCCCGCTTCAGCGCGTCGCCAGCCTCAAACTCGTTCACCGATGTTCCTCCGCAGTTCTCTCAGATTGTGGGGACGTGGCCGGTTCTCCGACCTTCCCCCGGTCCAACCCGTGAGGATGCGGGGCTATTCCCCTCGGCTCGGCATAGGCCGCGGCGGTGCGAACGAACACCGTGAGCCAGGCGAACAGGAGGCTCGCCGCCATGAATTCGGTGCCGGTGAGGTTGTAGTAACCAAACGGCACCCACAACAGCACCGCGACGACGATGCCGACAACGACGATCAGCGAGAACACGACGAGCTCCCTCGGAACGTCGACGATACGCCTGAGCGACACGAAGACGAACACTGCGAACACGACGAGCATGCCACTCGCTGACCCAACGTGAACGACGATGTTCTCTGCATCGGGGACCGCACCTGCAACAGCCATGCACAACCCAATTGCGGCAAAGAGCCACGAGAGCAAGCGCACGAGCTTCGGGTCGTCGGAGTTGCGGGCGATGAGGCCACGCCGAATGTCGTGGCCAATGTAGTTTGACAGCGCGACGAGCACGAAGCCCGTGATGATGAGCGAGACGTTGAACCTATAGCCGCTCGAGCCCGACTCGTTGCCGAGCTGCGAGAAGTGGAGCTGCCACCAGGAAGCGTCTGGCGAACTCACCATGCTCGCCATCGTGCCAGTGAACAGTTGTAGAGTTGCGAGCACCGCGATGGAGCCCGAGCTGACCCGCGAGCCAATGAGCGCCCCAATGTACGTCATCGCAGCGGTTGCCGCGCCCGACAGCACACCACCGCCAAGTGGGTCGACAGTCAGGCCCTGGAAGCCAAGTTGGAACAAGCTCGCGATCGCCATGACCGCGAGGTACGCGAGCATGCCTGTCGCGAGCGTGAGCGCGAACACGTCGAAGGCCCGTTTCGCGAGCGGCAGTTGGCGCCGCCAGAGGTCACGCCCGCGTCGAGTCTCGACTATGTGTCCGAGCAGATAGGCAAGGCCCGCTCCACCCCCGGCGCACCACGCCGCGATGTTGCCGAGGGATGCGTCGCCCGCGAGGGGCAGTCGCCGGCCGAACATCACGAGCGCCGTCAAGATCCCGGCAACGACGAACGCAGCAACCGCCAGCCGGGTGGCGCGGGACTCGATTGCAGCGGAGCCGCTGCCGACGCGAGGCAAGAGCCTCCCCTGTCGGAGGGTGCCACTCCCCCCACCCTGAGGGTGGCTGTGCGATTCAAATTCGGTTCGGGCGTGCGGTGTCAAGGGATATCCGTTCAATCTGCGCGACACGCGGGTCCCTCGATTTCGGATCTCGCGCGGTTCCACACTAGACTGATCAGGTTCGCTTCGGTGAACGGAGGGCCTGTAGCTCAGCTGGTAGAGCGCCACGTTTACACCGTGGATGTCGTCGGTTCGATCCCGGCCGGGCCCACCGACATACCCCTCACTCGGATTTCTGAGTGAGGGGTATTGCGTTTCTGCGACAGTGGCTGCACTTCTGGCGCGCTCGCATTACGCCTGTGAGCCACACAGCTCGTTTCATTCTTCTGGGATCTGCCCTTATCAATGCCGGTTTCTCGCTCTTCAGGGATTTCTTCTGCAGATCCCATACCGTGGGCTCGCGCGCGTGAGTGTGTCCACCTGTCCACAGCCCCGCCCGAATGTGCTCGCCTAATGCGACTGCCCACTTTAGCCAGTCACCAGACTGTGCAAAGATGGTTCCCTGCATCGCAAGCACCAATGATCAGCACGCTCACACCAGTCGCGCAGTGGGGAATCGTCTTGCCGGCGCCCCCGGTTTCTGCTTCGACATGCACCAGACGGAGATGATTTCGTGAGCTCACCCGAGCGCACTACCCCCGACAAGACGCCCGACTCGCAGCCCTACGCCGCTCAGGCGGAGACGGGGCGCGCACACGAGGAACTGGCAGACCCTGCGACTCATGCGGGTCCCGCGCCGACGGCTACGCCCGCGGCAACCGAGCCGCCAACAAACACCGAGCCGCCAGCACACACGGACCCTCCAACAAACACAGAGCCTCCAACAAACACGGACCCTCCAACAAACACAGAGCCTCCAACAAGCACAGGCGCGCTCCTGCTCGAGCCCGGAGACCTCGACCTGCCCGATACCGTGCACCTGCACGAGGCTGTGCAGATCAACGATGACGACAGTGACGAGCGCATCACGGCGAAGCTTCGCACGCACGGTGTCCGTATTGGCAAGGGCATGATCTCCCCTCGCGTGTTCTGGCCGGCGCTCGCTATCATCCTTGTGCTTGTCGCCTACGCCGCCTTCTGGCCAGACTCCGCTGAGGCGACGTTCAGCACAGTACAAGGTTGGATCGTGGAGAACCTCGGCTGGTACTACATGCTGATTGTCGCGGCGTTCATCGCTATCGCCACGACCCTCGGATTCTCACGGCTTGGCCGTATCAGGCTCGGCCGCGATGACGACGAACCAGAATTCGGCCTGTTGTCGTGGTTCTCGATGCTGTTCGCAGCGGGCATGGGCATCGGCCTCGTCTTCTACGGTGTCGGGGAGCCCCTGACGTATGCGACCGTCGACCCGAAGCCAGGCTGGGAGGGCAACCAGGCCGAGATCGCTGGCCTCGCGATGGCGCAGACGTTCGTGCACTGGGGAATCCACCCCTGGGCTATTTACGCAATCATCGGCCTATCGATCGCCTACGCGATTCATCGTCGAGGCCGCCCGGTATCTATCAGGTGGGCCCTCGAGCCATTGTTCGGCGAACGCGTAAAGGGTTGGACGGGCGACGTCATCGATGTGCTTGCCATCCTTGGCACAGTCTTCGGCGTGGCGACGTCACTTGGGCTTGGCGTGCAACAGATCTCTGCGGGCATGCTTGAGATCGGCATTGTTGACACTGTCGACAACACGACCCTCGTCGTGCTCATCATCGCGGTCACGCTGGTCGCAATGTTCTCGGTGATCAGTGGGATCGGCGCTGGCATGAAGTGGCTGTCGAACATCAACCTGTCGCTCGCAGGCGCGCTCCTCATCTCGCTGCTACTTCTCGGCCCGACGCTGTTCCTCTTCCAGAACCTCACTGAGTCCCTCGGCTTCTACCTGGCGAACTTCATGCAGATGACCTTCGACGTCGGCGCGTTCCAGCGCGGCGAGGGCACGAGTTGGTTCGCAAACTGGACCATCTTCTACTGGGGATGGTGGATCTCCTGGTCCCCCTTCGTCGGCATCTTCATCGCCCGCATCTCCCGTGGACGCACTGTGCGCGAGTTTGTTGCAGGCGTCATGCTTGTTCCGACATTCGTTGGAATTCTCTGGTTCTCTGTACTCGGAGGCAGCGGCCTGTTCCGCCAATTCTTCGGGGCCGGCGACCTTGTACAAGACGGAACACTCGACGTTGACAGCGTGCTGTTCAAGATCCTCGGCGATCTGCCGTTCGGCACAATCTTCTCGGTCGTCGGGATCCTGCTCGTCGCGATCTTCTTCATCACGTCGTCTGACTCGGGTTCGCTCGTGGTCGATATGCTCGCCTCAGGCGGACACCCGAACCCTCCCACATGGTCGCGTGTGCTCTGGTCGGTGATTGAGGGGCTCGTTGCGATCGCGCTACTGCTTGCCGGCGGCCTGAAATCGTTGCAGGCTGCCGCGCTCGCAACAGCGCTCCCCTTTAGCGTGATTCTGCTTCTGATGGCCATCGCAACGGTGAAGGCGCTACGTATTGATGACAGGGTCCTCGAGCGGGCCGAGCGCACTGCAAGAATTGAACGTCTCACCGAGCACATGACCGCACAGTTCGCAGAGAACATCGGCGACCATCTCGCGGTCGAGAACTATGTCGACGACCGCATCGACTACCGCATCTCTCGCACCCGCGGGGCATTTGCGCCCCGCCGTGGAGCGGCAACGCATCAGGTGAAGCCCCGCAACACTGGAAGTCCGGGAGCACGCTAGGTATCCCCCACTGCACGCAGACGGCGGCCCTCACCGAGAAATCTCGATGAGGGCCGCCGTCTCGGTAAACCGTCTAGTTAAACGGTCTAGTTGTGCCACCGATCTGGCTGCTACGCGATAGCGGCAATCGCCTCACGGTACGCACCAAAGTCGCGAGCCTCGCCGGGGGCGGTCTCAAACGATGCGAGCACCTTGCGCCCCTCCCCGATCACGAGGGTGGCGCGGGTCGCGATGCCGCGCTCCTCAATGAACACGCCGTACTCCTTCGACACTGCTCCATGCGGCCAGAAGTCGGAAAGGATCGAGAACTCGTACCCCTCGGCCTGCGCCCATGCCTTCAGCGCGAAGACGGAATCGACTGAAACACCGACGAGGCGCACCTTGCTGTCTTCGAAGATCTGCAGGTTGTCGCGAAGCTCGCACAGTTCACCAGTGCAGATGCCCGAAAACGCGAGCGGGAAGAATACGAGCGCAACCGGGCCCTCCGTGACGAGCTCACTGAGCGTGAGTTCTTCGCCGTGCTGATCGGAGAGTGTGAAATCGGGGGCGATTGCGCCTACCTCAAGAACCATTGTCAACAACCTTTCAGGCGTCACCGCGCCGCTTAGTGGATCCTCTACGCCCAAGACTAGTGGCGGCTCAGGGGAAATATTGTTCGGGATTCACACAGACCTCCCTCAGATTCTGCGTTTGGTCGTGGATGTTCGCTAGTCTGGAAGGTGCCCGCTAACCTTGCGGGGAGTTTTATGAGTTGCGTGCTCAACGGGGCTGAAACCACATGCCCATGGTTTTGCGCGTGGTGGCGAATGGAGCACTTTCCGTGGCTGTGAACACACAAGATCCTTACTCGCAGGATCACGAAGACATGGATCCCGCTGAGACCGCCGAATGGCGCGAGTCGCTTGACGGCGTCGTAGAGACGCACGGTCCCGGCCGCGGTCGCGAGATCATGACGAGTCTGCTCGAGCGCTCGCGCGAACTGCACCTCAGCGTGCCGATGGTTCCAACGACCGACTACGTCAACACGATCGCGTCAGAGAACGAGCCGAGCTTCCCAGGGGATCACGACACTGAGCGCCAGTACCGCTCATGGATTCGTTGGAACGCCGCGATGACCGTACACAGGGCGCAGCGCCCCGGCATCGGTGTCGGCGGCCATATCTCGACGTACGGCTCAGCGGCCTCACTGTACGAGGTTGGCTTCAACCACTTCTTCCGCGGCCAGGATCACCCCGGCGGCGGCGACCAGATTTTCGTGCAGGGTCATGCCTCCCCCGGTATCTACGCGCGCGCGTTCCTTGAAGGACGTCTGAGCGCTGACCAGCTCGATGGCTTCCGCCAGGAGAAGTCGCACGCGCCGAACTCGCTGCCGAGTTACCCGCACCCGCGCCTCGCACCTGATTTCTGGCAGTTCCCGACGGTGTCGATGGGGCTTGGCCCGATCAATGCGATCTACCAGGCTCAGGTCAACAAGTACCTCACCAACCGTGGCATCAAGGACGCAAGCGACCAGCACGTCTGGGCGTTCCTCGGTGACGGCGAGATGGACGAGGTCGAGAGCCGCGGCCAGCTGCAGGTCGCAGCGAACGAGGGCCTCGACAACCTCACCTTTGTTGTGAACTGCAACCTGCAGCGCCTCGATGGCCCGGTGCGCGGCAACGGCAAGATCATTCAGGAGCTTGAGAGCTACTTCCGTGGCGCAGGCTGGAACGTCATCAAGGTCGTCTGGGGTCGCGAGTGGGACGACCTGCTCCAGCGCGACCAGAGCGGCGCGCTGCTCAACCTCATGAACACCACTCCTGACGGTGATTTCCAGACGTATAAGGCCGAGAGTGGATTGTTCGTTCGCGAGCACTTCTTCGGCCGCGACGAGCGCGCGCTCGAGCTCGTCAAGGACTACACCGACGACCAGATCTGGGGCCTCCGCCGTGGTGGCCACGATTACCGTAAGGTCTACGCGGCCTACAAGGCAGCGATGGAGCACAAGGGTCGCCCGACCGTCATCCTCGCAAAGACGATCAAGGGATACGGCCTCGGGCCGCACTTCGAGGGCCGCAATGCGACCCACCAGATGAAGAAGATGACGCTCGAAGACTTGAAGCTCTTCCGCGACACCATGCACATCCCGATCTCTGACGCGCAGCTCGAAGAGAACCCGTACCTCCCGCCGTACTACCACCCGGGCGAGAACGATCCGACGATCCAGTACATGCACGAGCGCCGCCGCGAGCTTGGCGGCTACCTCCCCGAGCGCCGCTCGACGCACATCGACCTCGCGGTGCCGGAGGAGAAGAGCTACGCGATCGCCGCAAAGGGTTCGGGCACGCAGGAGGCCGCGACCACGATGGTCTTTGTGCGTCTACTCAAGGACCTCATGCGCGACAAGAACATGGGCAAGCGCTTCGTGCCGATCATCCCCGATGAGGCACGGACGTTCGGCATGGACTCGTACTTCCCGACCTCGAAGATCTACAACCCGCACGGCCAGAACTACACCTCGGTCGACCGCGAGCTGCTCCTTGCGTACAAGGAGAGCCCGGAGGGCGTGCTGATCCACGTCGGCATCAACGAGGCTGGTGCAGCCGCGGCGTTCACGAACGTGGGCACCTCGTACGCAACACACGGCGAGCCGCTCATTCCGATCTACATCTTCTACTCGATGTTTGGGTTCCAGCGCACGGGCGACGCCATCTGGGCTGCCGGCGACCAAATGGCACGCGGCTTCATGATTGGCGCAACCGCTGGGCGCACCACGCTCACCGGCGAGGGCCTCCAGCACGCGGATGGCCACTCGCTGCTGCTCGCATCGACGAACCCCGCGGTCGTGTCCTACGACCCCGCCTATGGCTACGAGATTGGGCACATCATGCGCTCGGGCGTCGAGCGCATGTATGGCGGCACGCACGAGGATCCGAACGTCATGTACTACCTCACGGTGTACAACGAGCCGATCATCCACCCCGCAGAACCTGCAGATGTCGACGTAGACGGCATCGTTCGAGGCATCCACCGCGTCAGCACCGCGTCGGCGGGCACTCACAAGGCACAGATTCTCGCCTCAGGCGTGGCAGTCCCGTGGGCGATCGAGGCCCAGGAGCTCCTCGCAACTGACTGGGACGTTGCAGCCGATGTGTGGAGCGTCACGAGTTGGAGCGAGCTCCAGCGCGACGGCCTCGCAGCCGACCAGCACAACTTTGAGAACTTCGGGGGCGCACAGCGCACCGCGTACCTCACCGAGAAGCTCGCAGGCGCCGAGGGACCGAAGGTTGCAGTTAGCGACTGGACGCCAGAGGTTCCCGAGCAGATTCGCCCGTACGTTCCTGGCGACTACTCGGTGCTCGGCGCGAACGGCTTCGGCTTCTCGGACACACGCGCGGCAGCGCGCCGGTTCTTCAAGATCGACCGCGAGTCGCTCGTGGTGAAGGTGCTGCAGCGCCTCGCGCTCGAGGGCAAGATCGACGCGAGCGTGCCGGTTGCCGCGGCCGAGAAGTACAAGCTCGCTGACGTCAACGCCGGAACCACTGGCGGCGCGGGCGGGGACGCCTAGCGGGCGAACGGATGAGTCCCAACAAAGCTCAGGAACTCGCCTGGCTCCGCACGATCTCGGGCGAGCTGGCTACGCTGACGGTGACGCGGCTCGAGGACACGCTCCCCTGGTACGGGAGCATGCCCCCGAGCCGCCGATCGGCAGTCGGCCTTGTGGCGCAGACCGGGATCAGCTCGTTTATTCAGTGGTACGAGAACCCCGGTTCGACCCCGTGGATCGCCTCTGACGTTTTCAGCTCGGCTCCTCGTGAGTTGCTGCGCTCGATCAGCCTGCAGGAAACGCTCCAGCTCATTCGTGTTGTCGTGACAGTCGTCGAGGAGCGCGTGGCTCCCCGCAGTGACTCGCTCCGTGAAGCGATCATGCACTATTCGCGTGACGTCGCGTTTGCTGCTGCG
Above is a window of Leucobacter aridicollis DNA encoding:
- the aceE gene encoding pyruvate dehydrogenase (acetyl-transferring), homodimeric type, whose amino-acid sequence is MAVNTQDPYSQDHEDMDPAETAEWRESLDGVVETHGPGRGREIMTSLLERSRELHLSVPMVPTTDYVNTIASENEPSFPGDHDTERQYRSWIRWNAAMTVHRAQRPGIGVGGHISTYGSAASLYEVGFNHFFRGQDHPGGGDQIFVQGHASPGIYARAFLEGRLSADQLDGFRQEKSHAPNSLPSYPHPRLAPDFWQFPTVSMGLGPINAIYQAQVNKYLTNRGIKDASDQHVWAFLGDGEMDEVESRGQLQVAANEGLDNLTFVVNCNLQRLDGPVRGNGKIIQELESYFRGAGWNVIKVVWGREWDDLLQRDQSGALLNLMNTTPDGDFQTYKAESGLFVREHFFGRDERALELVKDYTDDQIWGLRRGGHDYRKVYAAYKAAMEHKGRPTVILAKTIKGYGLGPHFEGRNATHQMKKMTLEDLKLFRDTMHIPISDAQLEENPYLPPYYHPGENDPTIQYMHERRRELGGYLPERRSTHIDLAVPEEKSYAIAAKGSGTQEAATTMVFVRLLKDLMRDKNMGKRFVPIIPDEARTFGMDSYFPTSKIYNPHGQNYTSVDRELLLAYKESPEGVLIHVGINEAGAAAAFTNVGTSYATHGEPLIPIYIFYSMFGFQRTGDAIWAAGDQMARGFMIGATAGRTTLTGEGLQHADGHSLLLASTNPAVVSYDPAYGYEIGHIMRSGVERMYGGTHEDPNVMYYLTVYNEPIIHPAEPADVDVDGIVRGIHRVSTASAGTHKAQILASGVAVPWAIEAQELLATDWDVAADVWSVTSWSELQRDGLAADQHNFENFGGAQRTAYLTEKLAGAEGPKVAVSDWTPEVPEQIRPYVPGDYSVLGANGFGFSDTRAAARRFFKIDRESLVVKVLQRLALEGKIDASVPVAAAEKYKLADVNAGTTGGAGGDA